The region ACCTACCTCTACCGCGACGGCGCGGACTTCATGTTCATGGACGGGGACACGTTCGACCAGATCCCGCTCCCCGCGGCGGTCGTCGGCGAGAACGCCAACTACCTGCTGGAGAACCAGGTGGCGCAGGTGTCCTTCCACGAGAACACCCCGCTGTTCATCGAGCTGCCGACCTCGGTCGAGCTGGTCATCCAGCACACCGACCCGGGTCTGCAGGGCGACCGCTCCACCGGTGGCACCAAGCCCGCCACCCTGGAGACGGGTGCCGAGATCCAGGTGCCGCTGTTCCTCGAGACCGGCACGAAGGTCAAGGTCGACACCCGAGACGGCCGGTACCTCGGCCGCGTCTCGTCCTGATGCGGGCTCGGACCAAGGCCCGCAAGCGCGCGCTGGACATCCTCTTCGAGTCCGA is a window of Pseudonocardia sp. T1-2H DNA encoding:
- the efp gene encoding elongation factor P; its protein translation is MATTNDLKNGLVLNLEGQLWSVQAFQHVKPGKGGAFVRTTLKNVMTGKVVDKTFNAGTKVETATVDRRDMTYLYRDGADFMFMDGDTFDQIPLPAAVVGENANYLLENQVAQVSFHENTPLFIELPTSVELVIQHTDPGLQGDRSTGGTKPATLETGAEIQVPLFLETGTKVKVDTRDGRYLGRVSS